A stretch of Usitatibacter palustris DNA encodes these proteins:
- a CDS encoding PhzF family phenazine biosynthesis protein, with protein MATLSYRIVNVFTRGGTLTGNPLCVFEDGRGLDETAMQALARQMNLSETTFILPSDRATARVRIFTPSYEMPFAGHPTLGTAHVVRELLSAGDAVTLEMKAGVIPVAAKGDRWTLQANRPSWREVSESRAELAQMLGLVSGDLVERPLWVNAGKEQLAVPVASADAVRRAAPQADAFRRLKSVDGQSMAYVFADNGDARDSVTARFFFPNGAAILEDPATGSACANLGGWFCAMQPGVDLVREVQQGDEIHRPSTLYLAVRGGEVTVGGDVIALARGTLAL; from the coding sequence ATGGCCACACTTTCATATCGCATCGTCAACGTCTTCACGCGCGGCGGCACGCTCACCGGCAACCCGTTGTGCGTCTTCGAAGACGGCCGCGGCCTCGATGAAACCGCCATGCAAGCGCTCGCAAGGCAGATGAACCTGTCGGAGACGACGTTCATCCTGCCCTCGGACCGGGCCACGGCTCGCGTGCGCATCTTCACGCCGTCATACGAGATGCCCTTTGCCGGTCATCCGACGCTGGGCACGGCGCACGTCGTACGCGAGCTGCTCTCTGCGGGCGATGCCGTCACGCTGGAAATGAAGGCAGGCGTGATCCCGGTTGCCGCGAAAGGTGATCGCTGGACGCTGCAGGCCAACCGGCCCAGCTGGCGCGAGGTCTCGGAATCGCGCGCGGAGCTCGCGCAGATGCTCGGGCTCGTGAGCGGCGACCTCGTCGAGCGGCCGCTCTGGGTGAACGCGGGCAAGGAGCAGCTCGCGGTTCCGGTGGCGAGCGCGGACGCCGTGCGTCGCGCCGCACCCCAGGCCGATGCGTTCCGGCGCCTGAAGAGCGTCGACGGCCAGAGCATGGCCTACGTATTTGCCGACAACGGCGATGCGCGCGATAGCGTCACCGCGCGCTTCTTCTTTCCGAACGGGGCCGCGATCCTCGAGGATCCCGCGACCGGTTCGGCCTGCGCCAACCTCGGCGGATGGTTCTGCGCAATGCAACCCGGCGTGGACCTCGTGCGCGAGGTCCAGCAGGGCGACGAGATCCATCGTCCCTCGACGCTCTACCTCGCGGTGCGCGGCGGCGAAGTCACGGTGGGAGGCGACGTGATCGCGCTCGCCCGCGGAACGCTGGCCCTTTGA